The following proteins are co-located in the Conyzicola lurida genome:
- a CDS encoding SpoIIE family protein phosphatase, giving the protein MLLGASVLVVIFFLSSTSILLRPPDTAWSAWWPASGVAIGVAARCEKRWLWSVVAAIGVVSALASVVGGRELVLAAWIGAAVAAEVWVGATVLRPRPDREPRLNTAGDLYRLLLCALAASVAFGVIGGTAVAVLRGGDSYLPALLASVPAHAAGVLLIAPLLIPRSREPGSASRVESTLVWIALAVVIFLCFGVNVGLPVAFLVSVPLTWGATRLAPRSALWLMVVTAIAVTTLSLVGRGPFSFGGLAPGVSVLMVQLFNLSFGLVALTLIVLTAQRRRLSEALEESAGLFRAAFDHSPLGYAVVTKTPAGPVVDQLNSAGRDLLGLRDGDPVHIMEHLSDDSWVELGAIIGTHGDVRRTQWQGAMTLQDGRSIQALISTLPSDLVHDSLAIQFFDITEQQRAQHAAREDLLRAGEVQQALLPKDLTPLSGYDVAGACVSAKTVGGDFYDWYRVTGGLAFSLGDVMGKGVGAGMIAATARAALRSARHVDDVTVAVARAADTLNIDAASADSFATLVHGRLRADTGEFDYVDAGHGLAIILRADGTIGRMASSDVPLGIDLGGDWTTHSDVLHPGDTLIAFSDGVLDLYDGTLATLDDVADLARESASPAELASRLTELARQVPELEDDCTVLIVRRVSSE; this is encoded by the coding sequence GTGCTTCTCGGAGCGTCCGTTCTCGTCGTGATCTTCTTTCTGTCTTCGACATCGATCCTGCTGCGCCCCCCGGACACCGCGTGGTCGGCATGGTGGCCGGCGAGCGGAGTCGCGATCGGCGTGGCGGCACGGTGCGAGAAGCGGTGGCTCTGGTCCGTCGTAGCGGCGATAGGCGTCGTGTCCGCGTTGGCGAGCGTCGTCGGCGGTCGTGAGCTCGTGCTGGCGGCCTGGATCGGTGCGGCGGTCGCTGCCGAGGTGTGGGTCGGAGCCACGGTGCTGCGACCACGACCCGACCGTGAGCCACGGCTCAACACCGCGGGTGATCTCTACCGTCTGCTCCTCTGCGCGCTCGCCGCGTCGGTCGCCTTCGGTGTTATCGGGGGGACAGCCGTGGCCGTGCTCCGTGGAGGCGACAGCTACCTCCCGGCCCTCCTCGCCTCGGTCCCCGCGCACGCGGCCGGAGTGCTCCTCATTGCCCCGCTGCTGATTCCACGCAGTCGGGAGCCGGGAAGTGCCAGCCGCGTCGAGTCCACGCTGGTCTGGATCGCGCTGGCCGTCGTCATATTCCTCTGTTTCGGGGTCAACGTCGGACTCCCCGTCGCGTTCCTGGTCAGTGTGCCGTTGACCTGGGGTGCGACGCGGCTCGCACCCCGCAGCGCTCTCTGGTTGATGGTCGTCACCGCCATCGCGGTGACGACGCTCAGCCTCGTCGGACGCGGACCCTTTTCATTCGGCGGACTGGCACCCGGCGTAAGCGTCCTGATGGTCCAGCTGTTCAACCTGTCGTTCGGGCTCGTCGCCCTCACGCTGATCGTGTTGACCGCGCAACGTCGGCGCCTGAGCGAGGCTCTGGAGGAGAGCGCCGGCTTGTTCCGTGCCGCGTTCGACCACTCACCGCTCGGCTATGCGGTGGTCACGAAAACGCCCGCGGGACCGGTAGTCGACCAGCTCAATTCCGCCGGCCGCGACCTCCTCGGACTGCGTGACGGCGACCCGGTGCACATCATGGAGCATCTCAGCGACGACAGCTGGGTCGAGCTCGGTGCGATTATCGGTACGCACGGCGACGTCCGTCGTACGCAGTGGCAGGGCGCCATGACCCTCCAGGACGGTCGCAGCATTCAGGCGCTGATTTCCACCCTGCCGAGCGACCTCGTACACGACAGCCTCGCCATCCAGTTCTTCGACATCACCGAGCAGCAACGCGCGCAACACGCCGCGCGCGAGGATCTGTTGCGCGCCGGCGAAGTGCAGCAGGCGCTGCTCCCGAAAGACCTGACACCGCTCAGCGGATACGACGTCGCGGGAGCGTGCGTTTCGGCGAAAACGGTGGGCGGCGACTTCTACGACTGGTATCGGGTCACGGGCGGACTCGCCTTCTCCCTCGGCGACGTCATGGGCAAGGGAGTGGGGGCGGGGATGATTGCCGCCACTGCCCGCGCCGCGCTGCGGAGCGCACGCCACGTCGACGATGTCACCGTGGCTGTCGCCCGCGCCGCCGACACCCTCAATATCGATGCTGCCAGCGCGGACTCGTTCGCCACCCTCGTCCACGGCCGCCTCCGGGCGGACACCGGTGAATTCGACTATGTGGACGCCGGACACGGTCTCGCAATCATCCTGCGCGCCGACGGCACCATCGGGCGGATGGCCTCGTCGGACGTACCGCTGGGAATCGATCTCGGCGGCGACTGGACGACACACTCGGACGTCCTCCACCCCGGCGACACGCTGATCGCCTTCAGCGACGGAGTCTTGGACCTCTACGACGGCACTCTGGCCACGCTGGACGATGTCGCCGATCTCGCCCGCGAGTCGGCGTCGCCCGCCGAACTCGCCTCGCGGCTCACCGAACTCGCGCGTCAGGTACCGGAGCTCGAAGACGACTGCACGGTTCTGATAGTCCGACGGGTCAGCTCGGAATGA
- the pstA gene encoding phosphate ABC transporter permease PstA → MTTTATPSVDIANALTTGRLPRWTPWVLLGGSWVVLLVVFGFVQGATGGEYNIAAAIFLGTILFDILLFVVTYLVEGARQARDRLVTSLVVTAFIIALLPLVSLLFTVLVNGLPRFDIDFFSQSMRNVVGEGGGALHAIVGTLLITGTATLISVPIGLLTAIYLVEYGRGPLARAITFFVDVMTGIPSIVAGLFAFAFFALILDDPGIRFGFGGAIALSLLMIPVVVRSSEEMLKLVPNELREASYALGVPKWLTIVKIVIPTSIAGITTGVTLAISRVIGETAPLLIIAGFTASMNYDVFRDQMMALPVFVYSQYSSPGVEVQPYLDRAWAGALTLIVIVMVLNLVARLIARIFSPKLGR, encoded by the coding sequence GTGACCACCACTGCGACCCCGTCGGTCGACATCGCCAACGCGCTCACCACCGGACGCCTGCCCCGCTGGACCCCCTGGGTCCTGCTCGGCGGCAGCTGGGTCGTGCTGCTCGTCGTCTTCGGCTTCGTGCAGGGTGCGACCGGCGGGGAGTACAACATCGCCGCGGCGATCTTCCTCGGCACGATCCTGTTCGACATCCTGCTCTTCGTCGTCACCTACCTCGTCGAGGGCGCCCGCCAGGCCCGCGACCGCCTCGTCACGTCGCTCGTGGTCACCGCGTTCATCATCGCGCTGCTGCCGCTCGTGTCGTTGCTCTTCACCGTGCTGGTCAACGGCCTGCCGCGCTTCGACATCGACTTCTTCTCGCAGTCGATGCGCAACGTCGTCGGCGAGGGTGGCGGCGCCCTGCACGCCATCGTCGGCACGCTGCTCATCACGGGCACCGCGACGCTGATCTCGGTACCGATCGGCCTGCTCACGGCGATCTACCTCGTCGAGTACGGCCGCGGCCCGCTCGCCCGCGCCATCACGTTCTTCGTCGACGTCATGACCGGAATCCCGTCGATCGTCGCCGGTCTCTTCGCCTTCGCGTTCTTCGCCCTGATCCTCGACGACCCGGGCATCCGGTTCGGCTTCGGCGGCGCCATCGCCCTGTCGCTGCTGATGATCCCGGTCGTCGTTCGCTCGAGCGAGGAGATGCTCAAGCTGGTGCCGAACGAGCTGCGCGAGGCCTCCTACGCGCTCGGTGTGCCGAAGTGGCTCACGATCGTCAAGATCGTCATCCCGACCTCGATCGCCGGAATCACCACCGGTGTGACCCTCGCCATCTCCCGCGTCATCGGCGAGACCGCGCCGCTGCTGATCATCGCCGGCTTCACCGCGAGCATGAACTACGACGTCTTCCGCGACCAGATGATGGCGCTCCCCGTGTTCGTGTACTCGCAGTACTCGAGCCCCGGCGTCGAAGTGCAGCCCTACCTCGACCGCGCCTGGGCGGGTGCGCTCACCCTCATCGTCATCGTGATGGTGCTCAACCTCGTCGCCCGCCTGATCGCCCGCATCTTCTCCCCCAAGCTCGGTCGCTAG
- a CDS encoding sigma-70 family RNA polymerase sigma factor, which produces MSDATATLDELLALVAQGDQAAFARLYDQIAPRVLGLVRRLLRDHAQSEEVTQEIFLEIWQNATRYDSAKGGASTWIMTMAHRRAVDRVRASQSSRDRDTKIGIRDYDAAYDNVSETVQVRVEHERVEKAMLRLTELQRQAVSLAYYGGYSHSEVATLLSVPIGTVKTRLRDGMIRLRDELGVAS; this is translated from the coding sequence ATGTCCGACGCCACCGCGACTCTCGATGAACTTCTTGCGCTTGTCGCGCAGGGAGATCAAGCGGCTTTCGCACGTTTGTACGACCAGATCGCCCCGCGGGTTCTGGGTCTCGTCCGGCGACTGCTGCGTGATCACGCTCAGTCCGAAGAGGTCACCCAGGAGATCTTCTTGGAGATCTGGCAGAACGCGACTCGGTACGACTCCGCGAAAGGCGGAGCGTCCACCTGGATCATGACAATGGCCCACCGACGCGCTGTCGACCGGGTTCGTGCTTCGCAATCGTCGCGTGACCGCGACACCAAAATCGGCATCCGTGACTACGATGCCGCCTACGACAATGTCTCAGAAACCGTGCAGGTCCGCGTCGAACACGAAAGGGTGGAAAAAGCGATGCTTCGATTGACCGAACTCCAGCGCCAAGCCGTCTCTCTCGCGTACTACGGCGGATACAGCCACAGTGAAGTTGCAACCCTCCTCAGCGTTCCCATCGGAACGGTGAAGACTCGTCTCCGCGACGGAATGATCCGTCTGCGCGACGAATTGGGGGTGGCGTCATGA
- the pstB gene encoding phosphate ABC transporter ATP-binding protein PstB, which translates to MSKRIEVTDLNVYYSKFKAVEDVSLTIEPRTVTAFIGPSGCGKSTFLRTLNRMHEVIPGARVEGEVRIDGNNLYAAGVDPVLVRRQVGMVFQRPNPFPTMSIRDNVLAGVKLNNRRMTKSEGDDLVEKSLQGANLWKEVKDRLALPGSGLSGGQQQRLCIARAIAVAPEVILMDEPCSALDPISTLAIEDLIEELKTDYTIVIVTHNMQQASRVSDKTAFFNIAGTGAPGKLIEYDDTATMFSKPSVQATEDYVSGKFG; encoded by the coding sequence GTGTCTAAGCGCATTGAAGTCACCGACCTCAACGTCTACTACAGCAAGTTCAAGGCTGTCGAAGACGTCTCCCTGACGATCGAGCCCCGCACCGTCACCGCCTTCATCGGCCCGAGCGGTTGCGGCAAGTCCACCTTCCTGCGCACGCTCAACCGCATGCACGAGGTCATCCCCGGCGCCCGCGTCGAGGGCGAGGTGCGCATCGACGGCAACAACCTCTACGCGGCCGGCGTCGACCCCGTGCTCGTCCGCCGCCAGGTCGGCATGGTCTTCCAGCGGCCGAACCCGTTCCCCACGATGTCGATCCGCGACAACGTGCTCGCCGGCGTCAAGCTCAACAACCGCCGCATGACCAAGAGCGAGGGCGACGACCTCGTCGAGAAGAGCCTGCAGGGCGCCAACCTCTGGAAAGAGGTGAAGGACCGCCTGGCGCTCCCGGGCTCCGGCCTCTCGGGCGGACAGCAGCAGCGACTCTGCATCGCCCGCGCGATCGCCGTCGCCCCCGAGGTCATCCTGATGGACGAGCCCTGCTCGGCCCTCGACCCGATCTCCACGCTCGCGATCGAGGACCTCATCGAAGAGCTGAAGACCGACTACACGATCGTCATCGTGACGCACAACATGCAGCAGGCCAGCCGTGTCAGCGACAAGACCGCGTTCTTCAACATCGCGGGCACCGGCGCCCCGGGCAAGCTCATCGAGTACGACGACACCGCGACCATGTTCTCCAAGCCCAGCGTGCAGGCCACCGAGGACTACGTCTCCGGCAAGTTCGGATAA
- a CDS encoding BLUF domain-containing protein, translating to MKSIAYVSAAAAYMTDEEIAAILVQARANNVRHDLTGALLYHRGRFIQILEGPDEQLAARFTVIAADPRHRGIHVVSEEPITERQFPDWTMGFRPLTDDSITALPGYDDMFDASTGEVRLASGNDEAQRLLEWLRDYWFSRV from the coding sequence ATGAAATCCATCGCCTACGTGAGCGCCGCGGCGGCCTACATGACCGACGAGGAGATCGCCGCGATCCTCGTCCAGGCCCGCGCGAACAACGTGCGCCACGACCTGACCGGGGCCCTGCTCTATCACCGGGGCCGCTTCATCCAGATCCTCGAGGGCCCCGACGAGCAGCTGGCGGCGCGGTTCACGGTCATCGCCGCGGATCCGCGCCATCGCGGCATCCACGTGGTCAGTGAAGAACCGATCACCGAACGCCAGTTCCCGGACTGGACCATGGGATTCCGCCCGCTCACCGACGACTCGATCACGGCCCTGCCCGGGTACGACGACATGTTCGACGCAAGCACCGGCGAGGTGCGGCTCGCGAGCGGCAACGACGAGGCGCAACGGCTCCTGGAGTGGCTGCGGGATTACTGGTTCAGCCGCGTTTAG
- the pstC gene encoding phosphate ABC transporter permease subunit PstC: protein MTTARVSPKPKLRLGDRIFTGSTLAAGIIILAALAAVAVFLIAQSIPALVVDPAELKGSPSSFWAFVAPLAFGTVWAAFLALLMALPISIGIALFISHYAPRRIAQGLGYIIDLLAAVPSVVFGLWGIKVLAPAITPLYNWLVDNLGWFPLFAPPVSGTGRTILTVAIVLAVMIIPIITAVTREVFLQTPTLHEEAALALGATRWEMIQMAVLPFGRPGMISAAMLGLGRALGETMVVAMVLSPALVINFVLTSSNNPSTIAGNIALNFPEAHGVGVNALIATGLILFVITLIINSIARYVINRRKAFSGAN from the coding sequence ATGACGACAGCACGAGTGTCGCCTAAGCCCAAGCTCCGGCTCGGCGATCGCATCTTCACCGGCAGCACCCTCGCCGCCGGCATCATCATCCTCGCCGCACTCGCGGCCGTCGCGGTGTTCCTCATCGCGCAGAGCATCCCGGCCTTGGTCGTCGACCCGGCCGAGCTCAAGGGTTCGCCGTCGAGCTTTTGGGCCTTCGTCGCCCCGCTCGCGTTCGGCACAGTCTGGGCCGCCTTCCTCGCCCTGCTCATGGCCCTCCCGATCTCGATCGGCATCGCGCTCTTCATCTCGCACTACGCGCCGCGCCGCATCGCCCAGGGCCTCGGCTACATCATCGACCTGCTCGCCGCCGTGCCGTCGGTCGTCTTCGGCCTCTGGGGCATCAAGGTGCTCGCCCCCGCGATCACCCCGCTCTACAACTGGCTGGTCGACAACCTCGGCTGGTTCCCGCTCTTCGCCCCGCCTGTCTCCGGCACGGGACGCACGATCCTCACCGTCGCGATCGTGCTCGCCGTCATGATCATCCCGATCATCACCGCCGTCACCCGCGAGGTCTTCCTCCAGACGCCGACGCTGCACGAGGAAGCCGCACTGGCCCTCGGCGCGACCCGCTGGGAGATGATCCAGATGGCCGTGCTGCCCTTCGGTCGCCCCGGCATGATTTCCGCGGCGATGCTCGGCCTCGGCCGCGCCCTCGGCGAGACCATGGTGGTCGCGATGGTGCTCTCCCCCGCGCTGGTCATCAACTTCGTGCTCACCAGCTCGAATAACCCGTCGACGATCGCCGGAAACATCGCGCTGAACTTCCCCGAGGCCCACGGCGTCGGCGTCAACGCGCTGATCGCGACCGGCCTCATCCTCTTCGTCATCACGCTCATCATCAACTCCATCGCCCGCTATGTGATCAACCGCCGCAAGGCGTTCTCTGGAGCGAACTAG
- a CDS encoding NUDIX hydrolase, giving the protein MHRGRTIEDLPVSDATMPVLAAGAVCWRLVDGKARILLVHRGDRADVSLPKGKLDPGETLPQTAVREIAEETGLAITLGAPLGTVEYTLPSGREKIVYYWSSEIDDHALQLSTFTPNAEISSVEWVPLEKVRKKLSYAHDIDVIDRFAERLESGRARTFAIIALRHGTAVPPSTWDGADATRPLMQRGADQALSVAPAIAAFAPRKLISSTATRCLATIAPLAGRLGLPVKDTDSISQDAWEYGAARVDKVVAKRLKRQETAVLCSHGPVLPEIILEIARATGTPSDSALRRAAELSTGEYAVIHVARDFTNHGIVAVESHGPARA; this is encoded by the coding sequence ATGCACCGCGGCCGAACGATCGAAGACCTCCCGGTGAGCGACGCCACCATGCCCGTTCTCGCGGCGGGCGCCGTGTGCTGGCGTCTCGTCGACGGCAAGGCCCGCATTCTGCTGGTGCACCGCGGCGACCGCGCCGACGTGTCGCTGCCCAAGGGCAAGCTCGACCCGGGCGAGACTCTGCCGCAGACCGCGGTGCGCGAGATCGCCGAGGAGACCGGCCTCGCCATCACGCTGGGCGCCCCGCTCGGCACGGTCGAGTACACGCTGCCCAGCGGCCGCGAGAAGATCGTCTACTACTGGTCGAGCGAGATCGACGACCACGCCCTGCAGCTCTCCACGTTCACACCCAACGCCGAGATCTCCTCGGTGGAGTGGGTGCCGCTCGAGAAGGTGCGCAAGAAGCTCAGCTACGCGCACGACATCGACGTGATCGACCGGTTCGCCGAACGGCTCGAGTCCGGACGCGCCCGCACCTTCGCCATCATCGCCCTGCGCCACGGCACCGCCGTGCCGCCCTCCACGTGGGACGGCGCCGATGCGACCCGCCCGCTCATGCAGCGCGGAGCCGACCAGGCTCTCAGCGTCGCGCCGGCGATCGCCGCCTTCGCGCCGCGCAAACTCATCAGCAGCACCGCCACCCGATGCCTCGCCACGATCGCCCCGCTCGCCGGCCGTCTCGGGCTGCCCGTGAAAGACACCGACAGCATCAGCCAGGACGCGTGGGAGTACGGCGCCGCCCGTGTCGACAAGGTCGTCGCCAAGCGCCTCAAGCGCCAGGAGACCGCGGTGCTCTGCAGCCACGGCCCCGTGCTGCCCGAGATCATCCTCGAGATCGCCCGAGCCACCGGCACGCCGAGCGACTCCGCCCTGCGCCGGGCGGCCGAACTCTCTACCGGCGAGTACGCCGTCATCCACGTGGCACGCGATTTCACAAACCACGGAATCGTCGCCGTGGAGTCGCACGGCCCGGCCCGCGCCTAA
- a CDS encoding phosphate ABC transporter substrate-binding protein PstS — MLFSACASNEGTTPSDSESESTLSGTLDGSGASSQSAASDAWIAAFQTANPDVTINYSPDGSGAGREAFIAGGVAYAGSDSSLSDDEIAGGFAACVPDTGYIEVPAYISPIAVIFNVEGVDELNVDAATLAHIFRGEITTWDDAALVALNPDVTLPSAPITAVHRSDDSGTTKNFTDYLGKVAPDVWVDPAADPFPAAYGGEAAAKTAGVVDAVTNGSNTIGYADASAAGDLGVAKLKVGDEFVSYSPEAAAAVVDGSPLVEGREATDLAIKLDRNTEDPSQYPLVLVSYLIACQEYEDAEQAALVHGYLSYVTSEEGQAEAASAAGAAPLSAELSAEVATALESIKL; from the coding sequence ATGCTTTTCAGCGCGTGCGCCTCCAACGAGGGCACCACCCCCTCCGACTCCGAGTCCGAGAGCACCCTCTCCGGCACCCTTGACGGCTCCGGCGCTTCGTCGCAGAGCGCGGCGTCCGACGCCTGGATCGCAGCGTTCCAGACCGCGAACCCCGACGTCACCATCAACTACTCCCCCGACGGCTCCGGCGCGGGTCGCGAGGCGTTCATCGCCGGCGGCGTCGCCTACGCGGGCTCCGACTCGTCGCTCAGCGACGACGAGATCGCGGGCGGCTTCGCCGCGTGCGTTCCCGACACCGGCTACATCGAGGTCCCGGCCTACATCTCCCCGATCGCCGTGATCTTCAACGTCGAGGGCGTCGACGAGCTCAACGTCGACGCTGCGACGCTGGCACACATCTTCCGCGGCGAGATCACGACGTGGGATGACGCGGCTCTCGTTGCACTCAACCCCGACGTGACGCTCCCCTCGGCTCCGATCACCGCCGTGCACCGCTCGGACGACTCGGGTACCACCAAGAACTTCACCGACTACCTCGGCAAGGTTGCTCCCGACGTCTGGGTCGACCCGGCAGCTGACCCCTTCCCCGCCGCCTACGGTGGAGAAGCAGCCGCGAAGACCGCCGGTGTCGTCGACGCCGTGACCAACGGCTCGAACACCATCGGCTACGCTGACGCGTCCGCCGCCGGTGACCTCGGTGTAGCCAAGCTCAAGGTCGGCGACGAGTTCGTCTCCTACTCCCCCGAGGCTGCTGCAGCCGTCGTCGACGGCTCGCCGCTCGTCGAGGGCCGCGAAGCGACCGACCTCGCGATCAAGCTCGACCGCAACACCGAGGACCCGTCGCAGTACCCGCTGGTTCTCGTGAGCTACCTCATCGCGTGCCAGGAGTACGAGGACGCCGAGCAAGCCGCTCTCGTCCACGGCTACCTCTCCTACGTGACCAGCGAAGAGGGACAGGCCGAGGCTGCTTCGGCTGCCGGCGCCGCCCCCCTCTCCGCCGAGCTCTCGGCCGAGGTTGCAACCGCGCTTGAGTCGATCAAGCTCTAA
- a CDS encoding anti-sigma factor — translation MTDDKLTPADDVATLTGAYVLNALSAEERLAFEAKLGESESLRHEVTELADTAVLLGRAVAPVEPPAALKASIMGLIASTPQLPAVAPVVSITSKADAAAAVEAPAAVASATPTFSPAARKAQVRWFMRPAALLAGVAAAFVLFAGGGLLVTTLNDAQTQRVQADGLAAITSADDKQQAVADVSGGGSATLVWSNELQSSAVIVDGLATLPDGNVYELWYIDGEGPRSAGTFTVSEDGSTWRVLDGEMRAGDTVGVTVEPAGGSEQPTTDPIVAIASA, via the coding sequence ATGACCGACGACAAGCTGACTCCTGCCGACGACGTCGCGACCCTCACCGGCGCGTACGTTCTCAATGCCCTCTCCGCCGAGGAACGACTGGCCTTCGAAGCCAAGCTCGGCGAATCCGAATCTTTGCGCCACGAGGTAACCGAATTGGCCGACACCGCAGTACTGCTGGGCCGTGCCGTCGCACCGGTCGAGCCACCGGCGGCCCTCAAGGCCAGCATCATGGGGCTCATCGCCTCCACGCCGCAGCTTCCCGCCGTGGCTCCCGTCGTCTCCATTACGAGCAAGGCGGATGCCGCGGCAGCCGTCGAGGCTCCCGCCGCTGTGGCGTCGGCCACGCCGACGTTCTCGCCCGCCGCCCGTAAAGCGCAGGTGCGCTGGTTCATGCGTCCCGCGGCGCTGCTCGCCGGGGTCGCGGCAGCGTTCGTACTCTTCGCCGGCGGCGGACTCCTCGTCACGACGCTGAACGACGCCCAGACGCAGCGCGTGCAGGCCGACGGCCTCGCAGCCATCACGTCGGCCGACGACAAGCAGCAGGCGGTCGCGGACGTCAGCGGCGGCGGATCCGCCACCCTCGTCTGGTCGAACGAGCTGCAGAGCTCGGCGGTCATCGTCGACGGTCTCGCGACGCTTCCCGACGGCAATGTCTACGAACTCTGGTACATCGACGGCGAGGGCCCGCGTTCCGCCGGCACGTTCACGGTGAGCGAGGACGGCTCCACCTGGCGCGTGCTCGACGGCGAAATGCGCGCCGGCGACACGGTCGGCGTCACGGTCGAACCGGCGGGCGGCTCCGAGCAGCCGACGACGGACCCGATCGTCGCGATCGCCAGCGCGTAA
- a CDS encoding DNA-directed RNA polymerase subunit beta — protein MTDEFHKPTQYSGDKFDTYEGGEDPAQILRVAHDTAHALVARARASDDPAVVDRLVAYTDEHGVDALSELWARSSAKSLPGALWRIYLLRLLIRQDSENIAYLFQRGTEVLGTIDAVVAGAPMPTGPDEITELADEILRGLFRGDFATALDRAAAFCRITSAGCTSVADDVDIVTPERATELTRRALRLTLTGDELSTCARLDRAGNLD, from the coding sequence GTGACCGATGAGTTCCATAAGCCGACCCAGTACTCGGGCGACAAGTTCGACACCTACGAGGGTGGCGAAGATCCCGCGCAGATTCTGCGGGTTGCGCATGACACCGCGCACGCTCTCGTCGCGCGCGCCCGAGCCAGCGACGACCCCGCCGTCGTCGACCGGCTCGTCGCGTACACCGACGAACACGGCGTCGACGCGCTCTCCGAGCTGTGGGCCCGCTCGAGCGCGAAGAGCCTGCCGGGCGCTCTCTGGCGTATCTACCTGCTGCGTCTGCTGATCCGCCAGGACTCCGAGAACATCGCCTACCTGTTCCAGCGCGGCACCGAGGTGCTCGGCACGATCGACGCCGTCGTGGCCGGCGCCCCCATGCCCACGGGCCCCGACGAGATCACCGAGCTCGCGGACGAGATCCTCCGCGGCCTGTTCCGCGGCGACTTCGCCACCGCCCTCGACCGCGCCGCCGCCTTCTGCCGCATCACCTCGGCCGGCTGCACTAGCGTCGCGGACGACGTCGACATCGTCACCCCCGAGCGCGCCACCGAACTCACGCGCCGCGCCCTGCGCCTCACCCTCACGGGCGACGAGCTCAGCACGTGCGCGCGGCTCGACCGCGCCGGCAACCTCGACTAA